A segment of the Streptomyces sp. L2 genome:
TCGGCTGGACGGGACCCGTCAACTACGACGACGACGTGGCCCGGCTCTGCGCCGTACTGCGCTCCTGGGAGGACCGCTTCGGTATACGCGTGGTGGGCCTCGGCCTCGACACCCTCACGCTCTCCGTCGCCGCCCCGCCGACCACGCTCACCGAGGCGGAGGCGGTGGCGGCCGAGCACTTCGCGTTCTGCCCGGACAACATCACCCAGACCGCCCCGGGCAATCTGGGCAGTTACGCGAAGGACCTGATCGCCGCCCCCACCTGGTCCTTCTGGTGGGACTGACCCCTCACCAGTCGATGGCGTCGTCCATCGACTGCTGCCAGTACGTCACCTTGAGCGTGTCGTCGATGTAGACACCCTTCGCGGGCAGCGCGGGGTGCGCGGCCTTGCCGGCGTTCCAGTCACCGGAGCGGCCCTGGAAGTACACGGTGAGGGACTTCACGGTGTGGCCGTAGGAGCCGCTGCCGTCGGCGGAGGACAGGTTCACGGAGGCGTACCCGGACTCCCCGGGGTCGAGCGTGACGACGGCCTGGGGGTGCGAGTCGTCGATGACCGGCGGCACGGCCTGCGCCCCGGTGAAGCGGAGGGCCGGGTAGCCGTACAGGTAGCAGGTCCTGCTGCCGGTGTTGGTGACGGTCAGCAGCATGTGGTTGACGGGCCGGTTGAGCGGGGCGGCGACCATCTTGGTGGTCGAGCCCTCACAGGTCACCGGCTTGTTCGATCCCGTGCTGCCGCCCGTTCCGCCGCCTGTGCCGCCCGTGTGCCGCGCGGGGGCCGGGGTCGGCTTGGCACCGGCGCCCGAGGAGCCCTTGGCGCCGGAGGACGTGGAGGAGCCGGACGTGCCCGCGGCGGCCGTGCCCTTCGATGCAGAGGCCGGCGTCGAGGCTGACGTCGACGTCGGCGGAGTGGCCTGGGAGTCGCCCCCGGTGGACGCGGACGCGGAGGCCGCCGTGGACGAGCCCTCGTCGACCGTGCCCGTTCCGTCGTTGCAGGCGGTCAGGGAGAGCGCGGCGAGTGCGACGGTCGCCGCGGCGGTCAGGACACGGGTGCGGGAGTTCCGGATACCGGCCATGGTGGTGGTGCCCCTTCGGTGTTCGGGTCGGGTTGGTGCTTGGATGATCCGAAGCCTGTGGGGTGATCCGTCCCAGCCGGTACCCGTGGCCGGCACTTGGGGACACTGGAACACTCGAACGGCGTTTGACCAGGGGGAATACAGCGCGCCTGGAACGCGCGAATGGGACACCGGGGGATGGAGGAACGGGTGCCGGAGACCACAGGACCCGAGGAGACGGAGGCGTTCGCCCGGCTGCTGCGGGAGCTGAAGGACCGCTCGGGACTCAGTTACGGAACGCTGGCCAAGCGGCTCCACATGAGTACGTCGACGCTGCACCGCTACTGCAACGGCGCTGCCGTACCGGCCGATTACGCCCCTGTGGAGCGCCTCGCGCGGGTCTGCCGGGCCACGCCGCAGGAGCTGGTGGAGCTGCACCGCAACTGGATCCTCGCGGACGCGGCACGGGGCCGCACCCCGGAGCGGCCGGCGGCGCCGAGGAGCGGCGAGACGACCACCACCGCCGCCGGAACCGACGTGGAAGTGGACGCCGAAGCCGGGGCCGGCCCACAGCCAGAGGCCCCGAACGCGTCCCCGCACCCGACCGAGGGCCCGCACCCGAGCGTGGCCCCGCTCCCCGACGTAGGCCCCCTTTCCGGTGACGTACCGCCCCCGCCCCCGCCCTCATCCCCGGCCCGCCGTCGGCGCCGTACCGCGCTGATCGCCTCCGCCGCGCTGGCCACGGTGGCGGCGGTCGTCGGTGCCGTCGTCCTGGCCGTGAATCCGCCGGGCGGTGGGCACCGGAGTACCGCGGACGGCCGGGTGGCCGTCGGAGCCACCGCGGCAGGGGTGGGCCACCCGAAGGCGTCCCCCTCCGCCTCGCGGTCCGCGAGCCCCTCTCCGAGCGGGGCGGACCGGAGCCGCGAGCCGTCCGCGCCGGCGTCGGCGTCCGCTCCCGGCTCACGCGGATCGGCTCCCCACACCCGCGGGCACGGCACC
Coding sequences within it:
- a CDS encoding DUF4232 domain-containing protein, whose protein sequence is MAGIRNSRTRVLTAAATVALAALSLTACNDGTGTVDEGSSTAASASASTGGDSQATPPTSTSASTPASASKGTAAAGTSGSSTSSGAKGSSGAGAKPTPAPARHTGGTGGGTGGSTGSNKPVTCEGSTTKMVAAPLNRPVNHMLLTVTNTGSRTCYLYGYPALRFTGAQAVPPVIDDSHPQAVVTLDPGESGYASVNLSSADGSGSYGHTVKSLTVYFQGRSGDWNAGKAAHPALPAKGVYIDDTLKVTYWQQSMDDAIDW
- a CDS encoding helix-turn-helix transcriptional regulator is translated as MEERVPETTGPEETEAFARLLRELKDRSGLSYGTLAKRLHMSTSTLHRYCNGAAVPADYAPVERLARVCRATPQELVELHRNWILADAARGRTPERPAAPRSGETTTTAAGTDVEVDAEAGAGPQPEAPNASPHPTEGPHPSVAPLPDVGPLSGDVPPPPPPSSPARRRRRTALIASAALATVAAVVGAVVLAVNPPGGGHRSTADGRVAVGATAAGVGHPKASPSASRSASPSPSGADRSREPSAPASASAPGSRGSAPHTRGHGTGTGAVPLTVGVRPYVYDSPCSQHFLVDSEPAQVGPPAGEQDARRWAGAYGAVSSGEQRIALTVQGTGADTVVLEALHVRFLSKGAPLAWNDYSMGVGCGGGVDSESFDVDLDDGSPAVTVKNGQRDFPYKVSESDPEVFYVTAHSKAHDVRWDLSLEWSSGSRHGTVHIDNDGVPFRTSADVDRPGYDYPLGGGEWIKREE